A part of Primulina eburnea isolate SZY01 chromosome 10, ASM2296580v1, whole genome shotgun sequence genomic DNA contains:
- the LOC140842855 gene encoding uncharacterized protein, with translation MTEQLPWSPATRDALVKVNIEAPVSGDNVVPAGGFGATNDISSSVSCAGGFTDMEAHLHNDQEYGDLDGKNSGPSASFEDIPEVRKIDFKGNENVGEHVSLPGDSCEAIYMEASPTADEVLRAGGFGATDDISSFLPVASDFTDFEAHIRDVEDYEDLEKETARPGLGWTNDST, from the coding sequence ATGACTGAACAGCTACCTTGGTCTCCGGCAACTAGAGATGCTTTGGTCAAAGTGAATATTGAAGCTCCTGTTTCTGGTGATAACGTTGTACCTGCTGGAGGCTTTGGAGCTACAAATGATATAAGCAGTAGCGTTTCATGTGCTGGTGGTTTCACCGATATGGAGGCCCATCTGCACAATGACCAAGAATATGGAGATTTAGATGGTAAAAATTCTGGACCGTCTGCTTCTTTTGAAGATATTCCAGAAGTTcgaaaaattgattttaaaggCAATGAGAATGTTGGGGAGCATGTCAGCCTCCCTGGAGATTCATGTGAAGCAATATATATGGAAGCTTCTCCCACAGCTGACGAAGTTTTAAGGGCTGGAGGATTTGGAGCTACGGATGATATCAGTAGTTTCCTTCCAGTTGCAAGTGATTTCACTGATTTTGAGGCCCATATTCGTGATGTTGAAGACTATGAAGATTTAGAGAAAGAAACTGCGCGGCCTGGTCTTGGCTGGACTAATGATTCAACTTGA